From Oryza brachyantha chromosome 9, ObraRS2, whole genome shotgun sequence, a single genomic window includes:
- the LOC102715509 gene encoding DPH4 homolog, translated as MDSYSDMLQGSNFSTQETLYEILSVGEHSTFDEIRAAYKSAALNTHPDKAQMAPNPLVSSSEQNEFLSVQKAWEILRYPKSRAEYDRQLQSSRQNLLVVASEIEIDDMTVETTADAVELLYPCRCGDYFSITSHELGKIGISVREDGEMELQTSDSVPASVVLGCGSCSLKARLVINKTS; from the coding sequence ATGGACAGTTATTCAGACATGCTTCAAGGAAGCAACTTTTCCACCCAGGAGACCTTGTATGAAATTCTATCTGTGGGGGAACATTCTACATTTGATGAAATCCGTGCAGCATACAAGTCTGCTGCCCTAAATACACATCCTGATAAAGCACAGATGGCTCCCAATCCATTAGTGTCTTCCAGTGAGCAAAATGAATTTCTCAGTGTGCAAAAGGCATGGGAAATCCTACGCTATCCTAAATCAAGAGCAGAATATGATAGGCAGCTGCAATCTTCCCGACAGAACCTGTTAGTTGTTGCATCTGAAATTGAAATTGACGACATGACTGTTGAAACTACCGCTGATGCTGTGGAGCTTCTGTACCCTTGTAGGTGTGGTGATTATTTCTCGATCACTTCACATGAACTTGGTAAGATTGGAATTTCAGTCAGGGAGGACGGAGAGATGGAATTGCAGACTTCTGATTCTGTTCCAGCATCTGTTGTTCTTGGTTGTGGCTCATGTTCTCTCAAGGCACGATtggttataaataaaacttcatGA
- the LOC102708556 gene encoding uncharacterized protein LOC102708556: MPCLAQEYHHPKIPATNHYCKSLSSLIRETYAHCHVPCARIPAAGWSSGEDSDDDDGSCLDDMLDTKQVILNEMRNRQMRKRSRCSVDSPTPSSAFAWSLTPLDPRSVLEKFPSPKESVSEEEKMKGKEEEEEVGEDDVGGGGDDESEAFFSVKSFFSRSTSRGATVASSTFAAMDPPPPLQSPAAWGALRGCDGWPFGLCRLPAVLPPLPSSPADSWQWRKRSSSSNHAASPAPAYSYYRTTPSRR, encoded by the exons ATGCCTTGTCTCGCACAGGAGTACCACCACCCCAAGATCCCGGCCACCAATCACTACTGCAagtccctctcctccctcatCAGGGAGACCTACGCCCACTGCCATGTGCCTTGTGCCAGgatccccgccgccggctggaGCTCCGGCGaagacagcgacgacgacgacggcagctGCCTCGACGACATGCTCGACACGAAGCAG GTGATCCTGAACGAGATGAGGAACCGGCAGATGAGGAAGAGGTCGAGGTGCAGCGTCGATTCGCCGACCCCGTCGAGCGCGTTCGCCTGGTCGCTCACGCCGCTCGATCCGAGGAGCGTTCTGGAGAAGTTCCCGAGTCCCAAGGAGTCCGtgtcggaggaggagaagatgaagggtaaggaggaggaggaggaggtaggTGAAGAcgatgtcggcggcggcggcgacgacgaaagCGAGGCGTTCTTCTCGGTGAAGAGCTTCTTCTCCCGCAGCACGAGCCGTGGCGCGACCGTGGCGTCGTCGACGTTCGCCGCCATGgacccgccgcctcccctgcagtcgccggcggcgtggggggCGCTCCGGGGCTGCGACGGGTGGCCGTTCGGCCTgtgccgcctccccgccgtcctgccgccgctgcccagctcgccggccgACTCGTGGCAGTGGCGCaagcgcagcagcagcagcaaccacGCCGCGAGCCCGGCTCCTGCTTACAGCTACTACAGAACTACTCCTAGTAGACGCTAA